The Caldicellulosiruptor changbaiensis genome has a segment encoding these proteins:
- a CDS encoding mannitol dehydrogenase family protein → MLKLNRESLAHKDLWQKIQIEMPQFDIEDVIKNTYENPTWIHFGAGNIFRGYIAALEQDLLERGEVQTGVIAAELFDYEIIDRIYKPYDNLSLVITADAKGNLQKRVIASITEALKCDPDFKDDWARLCEIFKSASLQMVTFTITEKGYNIVDLNGEYLPQVKEDIENGPEKPKSSMGKVASLLYVRYKNGKHPVAVVSLDNCSKNGERLYNSIIQIAKEWVKNKLVEEGFVEYLSNSSSVSFPWSMIDKIVPRPSESIKELLEKDGLEKMEIICTSKNTYIAPFVNTEKSQYLVIEDNFPNGRPPLEKAGVYFADRQTVENSERMKVQTCLNPLHTALAIFGCLLGYKTIYEEVKDGCLKKLIEKIGYEEGLPVVVDPKIIDPKEYLKEVIEERFPNPYIPDAPQRIATDTSQKMPIRFGETIKAYSESPNLDVKSLKFIPLVIAGWLRYLMCVDDSGKPFEPSPDPLLDELKKQMNGIELGKKVENLDEKLKPILSNEMLFRVNLFEVGLANKVIDYFKEMTEGVGAVRRTLEKYLECD, encoded by the coding sequence ATGCTAAAGTTAAATAGAGAAAGCCTTGCACATAAAGATTTGTGGCAAAAGATTCAAATTGAGATGCCTCAATTTGATATAGAGGATGTTATAAAAAACACATATGAAAATCCCACATGGATTCACTTTGGAGCAGGAAATATTTTTAGAGGGTATATTGCAGCACTTGAGCAGGATTTGTTAGAAAGAGGCGAGGTTCAGACAGGGGTTATTGCAGCAGAGCTATTTGACTATGAAATAATTGATAGAATCTACAAACCATATGACAATCTTTCCTTGGTTATTACAGCAGATGCAAAAGGAAATCTGCAAAAAAGAGTAATTGCAAGTATTACTGAGGCGCTAAAGTGCGACCCTGATTTTAAAGATGACTGGGCAAGGCTTTGTGAGATTTTTAAAAGTGCATCTTTGCAGATGGTGACATTTACTATTACAGAAAAAGGGTACAATATTGTTGATTTAAATGGTGAATATCTGCCACAAGTAAAAGAAGATATAGAAAACGGACCAGAAAAACCAAAAAGTAGTATGGGGAAGGTTGCCTCACTTTTGTATGTGAGGTACAAAAATGGCAAGCACCCAGTTGCAGTTGTGAGCCTTGATAATTGCTCAAAAAACGGTGAAAGGCTTTATAATTCAATCATTCAAATAGCAAAAGAGTGGGTAAAAAACAAATTAGTAGAAGAAGGTTTTGTTGAGTATCTTAGCAATTCTTCATCAGTTAGCTTTCCATGGAGCATGATAGACAAGATTGTTCCAAGACCTTCTGAGAGCATAAAGGAGTTACTTGAAAAAGACGGGTTAGAGAAAATGGAGATAATTTGCACTTCCAAAAACACATATATAGCACCTTTTGTCAATACAGAAAAATCTCAATATCTTGTGATTGAAGACAACTTTCCAAATGGCAGACCACCTCTAGAGAAGGCAGGAGTTTATTTTGCGGACAGGCAGACAGTCGAGAACTCAGAGCGGATGAAGGTTCAGACGTGTCTCAACCCACTTCACACAGCTTTGGCCATCTTTGGATGTTTACTTGGTTACAAGACAATCTATGAAGAGGTAAAAGACGGGTGTTTAAAGAAGCTTATAGAGAAGATAGGGTATGAAGAGGGCTTGCCAGTTGTGGTTGACCCAAAGATAATTGACCCAAAAGAATATCTTAAGGAGGTAATTGAAGAAAGGTTTCCAAACCCATATATACCAGATGCACCACAAAGAATAGCGACAGACACATCACAGAAGATGCCAATTAGATTTGGTGAGACAATAAAGGCGTACAGCGAAAGTCCTAATTTGGATGTAAAAAGTTTAAAATTCATACCGCTTGTGATAGCAGGATGGTTAAGATACTTGATGTGTGTAGATGACAGTGGCAAGCCTTTTGAGCCAAGTCCCGACCCGCTTTTAGATGAGCTGAAAAAACAAATGAATGGGATTGAGCTTGGCAAGAAGGTAGAAAACTTAGATGAAAAGCTAAAGCCAATATTGTCAAACGAGATGCTCTTTAGAGTAAATCTTTTTGAGGTAGGCCTTGCAAACAAGGTTATAGATTATTTTAAAGAGATGACAGAAGGTGTTGGTGCTGTGCGAAGGACACTTGAGAAGTATCTTGAATGTGATTAA
- the uxuA gene encoding mannonate dehydratase, with protein sequence MGFKMTFRWFGPKDDNIPLEYIRQIPGIYGVVTALFDIPVGEVWPEEKIFELKKMVEDAGLKFEVIESVNVHEDIKLGLPTRDRYIENYKQTIRNLAKAGVKVICYNFMPVFDWLRTDLAKKLPDGSEVMEYNHEMLKNLTPDELVKSMESGSRGFSLPGWESYRLKQLQNLFDLYKDVDEEKLLQNLIYFLENIIPVCEECDVKMAIHPDDPPWSLFGLPRVVTNKENIERFLKAVDSPYNGLTLCTGSLGANKENNIPELIRYFGKMGRIHFMHVRNIKFTGERSFFETSHLSTDGSFDMFEIMKAIYDIGFEGYLRPDHGRMIWGEKGRPGYGLYDRALGIAYLNGLWEAIEKMSKYQG encoded by the coding sequence ATGGGTTTTAAAATGACATTTAGATGGTTTGGTCCCAAAGATGACAACATTCCACTTGAGTATATTCGTCAGATTCCAGGAATATATGGAGTTGTGACTGCTCTTTTTGACATTCCGGTTGGTGAGGTATGGCCAGAAGAGAAGATATTTGAGCTAAAAAAGATGGTAGAGGACGCAGGGCTCAAATTTGAGGTGATAGAAAGTGTAAATGTTCACGAGGATATAAAGCTTGGACTTCCAACAAGAGATAGGTATATAGAAAACTACAAGCAGACCATAAGGAACTTAGCAAAAGCAGGTGTAAAGGTAATATGTTACAACTTTATGCCTGTATTTGATTGGCTGAGGACAGACCTTGCTAAAAAGCTACCTGATGGTTCAGAGGTTATGGAATACAACCATGAGATGCTAAAGAATCTCACGCCAGATGAATTGGTAAAGAGTATGGAAAGTGGTTCGAGAGGATTTTCGCTTCCTGGCTGGGAGAGCTACAGGCTAAAACAGCTGCAAAATCTTTTTGATCTGTACAAAGATGTTGACGAAGAGAAGCTTCTTCAAAATCTAATATACTTTTTAGAGAACATAATCCCTGTTTGTGAAGAGTGCGATGTTAAGATGGCAATTCATCCTGACGACCCACCATGGTCGTTATTTGGACTGCCAAGGGTTGTAACAAATAAAGAGAACATAGAAAGATTTTTAAAAGCTGTTGACAGCCCATATAATGGTCTTACGCTCTGTACAGGTTCACTTGGAGCAAACAAGGAAAACAATATCCCAGAGCTGATAAGGTATTTTGGTAAGATGGGCAGGATTCACTTTATGCATGTGAGAAATATCAAATTTACAGGTGAGAGGTCTTTTTTTGAAACATCGCACCTGTCGACAGATGGCTCATTTGATATGTTTGAGATAATGAAAGCGATATACGATATAGGATTTGAAGGGTATTTGCGACCTGACCATGGAAGGATGATTTGGGGCGAAAAGGGAAGACCTGGCTATGGGCTTTATGACAGAGCCCTTGGCATTGCATATCTAAATGGTCTATGGGAAGCTATTGAAAAGATGTCAAAATATCAAGGCTAA